Sequence from the Ochrobactrum vermis genome:
AGTATTTTGGGCGCGGGAACTCCATAGGTTGATAATAGCTATTAATGGGCACGCGCATACTCATAGCGGATGACGATCCGATTCATCGACGCAATCTCGAAGCGATAGTCATGCGCATGGGCTATCGCACTATCCTTGCAGATGGCGGTGCAAGCGCGCTTGGCTTTGTAAGCCAGCGTAAGGACATCGTCCTGATGTTGCTCGATCTGTCGATGCCGGATATGGATGGCTTAACCGTTTTGCGACGGATGCGCGAAGCTGGCAACGCCGTTCCTGTTATCGTTCTCGTCCAAAATGATGATCTCCAGCCGGTTTTGCACGCAATGAAAATGGGTGCGGTCGATTTCGTGACCAAGCCCGTCGCCTTTGAGCGCGTGCAGGTGTCTGTTTCCAATGTCCTGAAGATCGACGCGCTGACACAGGAAATTCACCGGGCCCGGTCATCCTTGAAAGCGCATTTGTCACTTTCCGATATGGCGATCAAGAGTCCGGAAATGGAGCGGGTCAGCATTCTGGCACGGCGGGCTTCGGCGCTGGATGCGCCGCTTCTGATCGAAGGAGAACCCGGCAGCGGCAAGGAAACGCTGGCACGTGCCATTTGCAGCGGCGGTGCGCGCTGGCGCGGCCCTTTCGTGACCGTCGATTGCCGCTCCTTGACCGTGGAGAATGCCGATGAAATCTTTTTCGGTGTTTCGGCGGCGCGGCGTGATCGCCGCGAGGACGATGCCATCCGCAGTCTCGGCAAGCTTATAGAAGCCGATGGTGGCACGCTGTTTCTTGATGAAGTCGGCGCGCTGCCGCGCCACACGCAGATTAAGCTTTTTGCTGCGATGCAGTCCGGTCAGTTCGAAACTGGCGGGGGAAGCGAGCGCGGGCTTTCCAATGCCCGTATCATGGCATCGAACAGCCGCCCCTTGGCTGATCTCGTCCATATGGGGCGCTTCCATGCCGGGCTTTACCATCTGCTCGGCTCGTTTGCCGTGGCTATGCCGCCTCTGCGCAACCGGCTCGAGGACATCCCTATCCTGCTGCATCAGTTCATGATGCGCTATGTCAGCGAAGAGCGGATGGGGCATATCACCGGTATCACCACCCACGCGCTTGAAAAGCTGAAGACCTATCATTGGCCCGGCAATGTGCGGGAACTGAAAAATGCCGTTTATCGGGCTGTGCTTCTCTGCGAGACTGGCGAACTGACAGCGGCTGACTTCGTTCAGATCGGTTTGGGAACTGAGGCGAGGGCTGCACAGCAGTCTGCCCGGTTCAACCTTGTCGATCGTGATCCAAGTGTGAGCGGTCCGGCAGGCGTGTTCAGCGGGGTCGACGGGGAAGGCGAGGTGCGCACACTTGCCGCAGCCGAGGAGGAAATGATCCGCTTCGCGATTGCTCATTATGACGGCCAGATTAGTGAAGTCGCTCGGCGTCTGGGCATTGGAAGAACCACGCTTTACCGGAAGCTGAAGGAATATGGCATCGATGTGGCGTCGATTTCCGGTAAGGGACCGGGCATCGACGAGGTGGGTGAAGCCACCCCTTTCAACCGTGCTGCCGGCTGATGAAACTGTACTTAACTGTTTGAATTTTAGGCGTTTATAATGAATGGGCTGCCACGCTGCGCAGGTACTGTTGCCGATTAAAGACTGTTAATAATTTTTTAACCATGGCGAAAATAGATGCACCTGTGTGGCTTTTTTGCCATGGTGTTTCCTCATTTGTTGTTCACTAAGCGTCCATTAACCATTAAATCCGACAATCGGAGCTCGAGCGGAACTGGGACGCAGGCTTTTTGTGACACCACAAAGAAAGTCCCAAGGGATGCCTGGAGAATGCCTCTGACGGCGGAAAAACGGTAAGGCGATACGATTCGATGAACAGCATATCGACCATTAAAGCGCGCTTTGCGAAGGCTTGGACCGGAATGAAGGCCAAGATGAAGGTATCTGTGTCCATTCCGTCTGCCCTTGCCGCTGCTGCGGTTCTCATGGCGCTGTCTCCTTCGCAGGCTTCGGCCGAAACCCGTTCTCTCAAGCTCTATTACGTTCATACCGGCGAAAAAGCGGAAATCGTCTTCAAGCGAAACGGTCGCTTCGATGCTCAGGGCTTGAAAAAGCTGAACGTTTTTCTGCGCGACTGGCGTCGTAACGAGCCGACCAAGATGGACCCGCGCCTGTTCGATCTGGTCTGGCAGGTTTATCGTTCCAGCGGATCGAGCCAGTATATCACCGTCGTCTCCGCTTATCGTTCTCCGGCCACAAACGCCATGCTGCGTTCGAATACACGCGGTGTTGCCAAGAAGAGCCAGCACATGCTTGGCCGCGCGATGGACTTTTACATTCCCGGCGTTGCGCTTGCGAAGCTGCGTGGCATCGGCATGCGCTATCAGATTGGTGGTGTCGGCTATTATCCACGTTCCGGTTCTCCGTTCGTACACATGGATGTTGGCAATGTTCGCTCCTGGCCGCGCATGAGCCGCCGCGAGCTGCTTGCCCTGTTCCCGGATGGCAAGACCGCTCACCTTCCTGCGGACGGCAAGCCGTTGCCGGGCTATGAGCAGGCATTGGCCATGATCGAAAAGCGCAAGGCTGGCGGCGGCGAAATTCTGATGGCCAGCAATTCCGCACCGCGTCGCAGCAAGAGCCTGTTTGGTGCGCTGTTCGGCGGCGGTGCCGACGAAGAAGAAGATAATGGCGATGTAAGCGCCCCACCGGCGACTGCCCGTCCGGCCCGCGCAGCGCCTGCACGTCAGGCACCAGCCGCAGTTCCGGAAGAACCGGTCCAGCAGCCGCGTGAAACCATGGTCGCTGCCCTGCCTGCACGCGATGCTCCGCTTCCGATGCAGGCGCCACGTCCGGAAACCGGGCTTGATGCTCAGGCACAGGCTGCTGCCGAAGTTCCGGTCGCCGCACTAAATGTTCCGATTCCGGCTCGCAAACCGGCCATGGCGCCGCAGGATGCCGTCGCGCTCGCCGCAGCCGAACCTGCCGCCGATGCCGCAGCCGCTGCCCGCGCTGCCGTGGATGCGAACACGGTACAGGTTGCCGATGCCGGTACGCCTTCGCCATTGATGAACGGTTTTGTGCCGATCCCGTCCGCTCGCCCGCAGCTTGAGACGGATAATGTCCAGCTTGCAGCAGCCGTGGTTCCATCGGCGCGTCCGGAGCGACCGGGCGAACACCCTGCCGCCAGTGGTCAGGATGCAATTGCCGCGCTGGTCAATGGCGAGCAGACAGAACCGACACAGGTTGCCGATGCAGGCAATGTGGCTGTGCCTCAGCCGGGTGAAACGGCAGCGTTTCCGCTGCCGAAGGAGGCGCCGCGTGCCAATACGCAGCTTGCCCTGCTTTCCAAGAAGGACGAGATCGGTGAATTGATCGCACCGCCTTCCGATGATTATTACGATAGCAAGCCGGTAGCGAATGCCGCGCCGAAGCCAGCCCCGGCCGCTGTGCAGACGGCCTCGGTTGCCCGCACGGCACCGGCAAAGCCGACGGCCACCGCGTCTGCCGCAGTTCATAAACAGGTTGCAGCGATTGGCAAGGCTGCCGAAACAGGTGTCCGCACGACGGCAAAGGGCGGGCGTTATGTGGCCAAGGCCCAATCTAGGCCGCGTGCAGTTGTTCAGCCAGCAGCGATGCCGACTTCGGAAATCGCCATGTCGACGGAATCAGTGTCGAGCACCGTGCCGGTGACCAACCCGGTACTCCGCAACGACGCACTGCGTTCCGCGCCGGCCATGGTCTACACGGCAGGCTTCCAGCGCGGCGATCTGCCGACCGAACGCGCCAATCAGTTCAGCGGCAACGCCGTTACCTTCCTGACAGTGGCCAAGTTCACGGAAACCAACTGATCGCCGGACAAACGATAGTAAACCAAAAGAAAAGGGGCCTTCGAGGCCCCTTTTTGTATCGAGAACGCATCCCGAAAAGTGTGAAACGCCTACGCAGGGAAATCAGTCCACCGGACTGATTTCTGATCCTGCTTCGATCCGAAAAAGATGCGCATAAGAACAGAAAGATAGAGCAGTTCCACGAATCCGTTTTAACCGGAACCGCTCTATCTGCTCTTGTTCAGCCTTTCAGGTCAGCCGCTTCGCTCGCAAGGTCGGTGATTGCATCCCAGTCTCCGGCCTCGACGAGTTCTTTCGGTGCGACCCAGGAACCGCCGACGCAGACGACGTTCGGCAGCGACAGGTAACTCTTGGCGTTGGCAAGGCTGATGCCGCCGGTCGGGCAGAAGAAGGTTCCGGCCAGCGGTGAGGACAGCGCTTTCAGGAA
This genomic interval carries:
- a CDS encoding DUF882 domain-containing protein encodes the protein MNSISTIKARFAKAWTGMKAKMKVSVSIPSALAAAAVLMALSPSQASAETRSLKLYYVHTGEKAEIVFKRNGRFDAQGLKKLNVFLRDWRRNEPTKMDPRLFDLVWQVYRSSGSSQYITVVSAYRSPATNAMLRSNTRGVAKKSQHMLGRAMDFYIPGVALAKLRGIGMRYQIGGVGYYPRSGSPFVHMDVGNVRSWPRMSRRELLALFPDGKTAHLPADGKPLPGYEQALAMIEKRKAGGGEILMASNSAPRRSKSLFGALFGGGADEEEDNGDVSAPPATARPARAAPARQAPAAVPEEPVQQPRETMVAALPARDAPLPMQAPRPETGLDAQAQAAAEVPVAALNVPIPARKPAMAPQDAVALAAAEPAADAAAAARAAVDANTVQVADAGTPSPLMNGFVPIPSARPQLETDNVQLAAAVVPSARPERPGEHPAASGQDAIAALVNGEQTEPTQVADAGNVAVPQPGETAAFPLPKEAPRANTQLALLSKKDEIGELIAPPSDDYYDSKPVANAAPKPAPAAVQTASVARTAPAKPTATASAAVHKQVAAIGKAAETGVRTTAKGGRYVAKAQSRPRAVVQPAAMPTSEIAMSTESVSSTVPVTNPVLRNDALRSAPAMVYTAGFQRGDLPTERANQFSGNAVTFLTVAKFTETN
- a CDS encoding sigma-54-dependent transcriptional regulator — translated: MGTRILIADDDPIHRRNLEAIVMRMGYRTILADGGASALGFVSQRKDIVLMLLDLSMPDMDGLTVLRRMREAGNAVPVIVLVQNDDLQPVLHAMKMGAVDFVTKPVAFERVQVSVSNVLKIDALTQEIHRARSSLKAHLSLSDMAIKSPEMERVSILARRASALDAPLLIEGEPGSGKETLARAICSGGARWRGPFVTVDCRSLTVENADEIFFGVSAARRDRREDDAIRSLGKLIEADGGTLFLDEVGALPRHTQIKLFAAMQSGQFETGGGSERGLSNARIMASNSRPLADLVHMGRFHAGLYHLLGSFAVAMPPLRNRLEDIPILLHQFMMRYVSEERMGHITGITTHALEKLKTYHWPGNVRELKNAVYRAVLLCETGELTAADFVQIGLGTEARAAQQSARFNLVDRDPSVSGPAGVFSGVDGEGEVRTLAAAEEEMIRFAIAHYDGQISEVARRLGIGRTTLYRKLKEYGIDVASISGKGPGIDEVGEATPFNRAAG